The nucleotide sequence CTGATTGTCCATGTACTGATTGTCCATGTAGCGATATCCGCGTGGTGCGATGCCTGCGCCACGCGGTTTGTCTGCGTTCGTTGCCGGATCAGCGCAGATGATGAATCACCTGATTGCGGCTGCCGCGCCATACCAGCGTCAAATCCCGTAGAGCCTGCTCGAATTTGCCGTCCACCAGCACGTTGATCAACGCCACCACTTCACGCTGTTCCGGCGCCAGCTCATCCAGCCGGTAGCCGGTCCACATCCAGATGTCTTTACCGGGACATTCGTCATGCACCCGTTGCACCAACCGCAGAATATCGGGCACATTTTGCGGATGCAGCGGGTCGCCGCCCGACAACGACAAGCCCTGCAACGGCAGGTCGGTATTTTGCAGATCGGCGATGAGGCGATCTTCCATTTCCGCGGTGAAAGGGAGCCCGGAGTTCAGTCGCCAGGTGCTCTGGTTATAGCAGCCGGGGCACTGGTGCTCGCAGCCGGCCACAAACAGCGTACAGCGCGTTCCTGGACCGTTGACCACATCGACCGGGTAGTATTGATGGTAGTTCATAGCGATGACCGTCCAAAAGGCCGCCCGCCGGGCGGCATCAGCCTAACGCTGCAGTCGTGCATGAGGCCGCGCATCCGGTGGAGCGCGGCGCAGACTGTCAGCCCAGTTGTCCGCTGGCAAGGTGTTTTACCCGGCGTTTGACCTCTTCCTGCTTGCCGGCGTTGAACGGACGCGCATCCGGGCTGCCCAGGTAGCCGCACACTCGCCGCGTCACCGAGACGCGCGAGGAGTCGTGGTTGCCGCACTGTGGGCAGGTAAAGCCTTTGCTGGTGCAGTCGAACTCGCCGTTAAAGCCGCACTCGTAGCATTCGTCGATAGGCGTGTTGGTGCCGTAATAGGGGACGCGGGTGTAGCTGTAGTCCCATACGTCTTCCAGCGCCTTGAGGTTGTGCTGCAGGTTTGGGTACTCGCCGTAACAAATAAAACCGCCATTCGCCAGCGGCGGATAAGGGGCCTCAAAATCGATCTTCTGGTACGGATTGACCTTTTTCTCCACGTCGAGATGGAAGCTGTTGGTGTAGTAGCCTTTTTCGGTGACGCCGGGCACTACGCCGAATTCAGCGGTATCCAGACGGCAGAAGCGGTCGCACAGGTTTTCGCTTGGCGTGCTGTACAGGCTGAAACCGTAACCGGTTTCTTCCTTCCAGCTTTCGGTCGCGGCTTTTAAACGGGCGACAATCGCCACCGCTTTCTGCCGCAGGGTTTCATCATCGAACACATGAACCTGATTGCTGAACAAGGCGTTGATGGTTTCGTGAACCCCGATATAGCCCAGCGAAATGGACGCGCGGCCGTTCTTGAAAATCTCGGCGATATTGTCGTCCGCCTTCAGGCGTACTCCGCATGCCCCTTCCATATAAAGTATAGGCGCTACGCGGGCTTTTACATTTTCCAGCCGCGCGATACGCGTCATCAGCGCCTTTTTTGCCAACAGCAGCCGCTGATCCAGCAATTGCCAGAAGCGCGCTTCGTCGCCGTGGGCTTCCAGCGCGATGCGCGGCAGGTTAAGGCTGATGACGCCCAGGTTGTTGCGGCCGTCGTGGATCTGTTCGCCGTTTTCTTCGTATATCCCCAGGAAACTGCGGCAGCCCATCGGCGTCTTGAACGAGCCGGTGACATTCACCACTTGATCGTAATTGAGGATATCCGGGTACATGCGCTTGCTGGCGCAATCCAGCGCCAGTTGCTTGATGTCGTAATTCGCGTCGCCCGGTTTGTGGTTGACGCCGTCGCGGATGGCGAACACCAGTTTCGGGAATACCGCCGTCTTGTGGTTTTTTCCCAGCCCGGCGATACGGTTGCGCAGAATCGACTGTTGAATCAACCGCGACTGCCAACTGGTGCCGAGCCCGAAGCCGAAGGTGACGAACGGCGTCTGGCCGTTGGCGGTGTGCAGGGTGTTGACTTCGTATTCCAGCGACTGGAAGGCGTCGTAGCACTCTTTTTCGGTGCGGCTGTGCGCGTAGCCTTCGGCGTCCGGAATCTGCCATTCGCGCGCCACGGCGCAGTGCTTCTCGTGGCTGGCGGTGACGAACGGCGCCAGAATTTCATCGATACGGTTGATGGTGGTGCCGCCGTAAATATGGCTGGCGACCTGCGCGATGATCTGCGCGGTAACCGCGGTGGCGGTGGAGATAGACTTCGGCGGCTCGATTTCCGCGTTGCCCATCTTGAAACCCTGCGTCAGCATGCCGTTGAGGTCGATCAGCATACAGTTGAACATCGGGAAAAACGGCGAGTAGTCGAGGTCGTGGTAATGGATCTCGCCGCGTTCGTGGGCCAGTACCACGTCGCGCGGCAGAATGTGCTGTTTGGCGTAATGCTTGGCGACAATCCCGGCCAGCAGGTCGCGCTGGGTAGGAATAACTTTGCTGTCTTTGTTGGCGTTCTCGTTGAGCAGAGCGACGTTGCTCTGTTCCACCAGCCCGCGGATTTCCTGATTCAATCGCCCCTGACGCTCGCGCGCCACATCGCGATCGTGGCGGTATTCGATATAGGTGCGCGCCAGCTGCTTGTATTTGCCGGACATCAGCAGGTTTTCCACCACGTTCTGAATCTCGCGGATATCAACGCGCGCTTTTCCCTGCATCTGCTGGGCGACGGCGCCGGCGACGGTGGCACAGTAGTCGGCATCATCTACGCCGGCGGCTTTGGCCGCCTTGATGACTGCGTCATTGATTCGGTTTTCGTCAAAAGGTACCTGACATCCGTCCCGTTTAATCACTACTGGTTTCATGTTGTTCCTCGGTGTGCTTCCTTTGTTGATGTTATCCACAGGCGAAAACCGCGGCTGACAACGGATGCGGAGGCTGTGGATGTTCTTGTGGATAAACACAATATGTAGGTTCTGGTAAAAGGATAGACACTATATATTGAATTCGCCTGGGGAGGGGCCCGGTTTTATTGCGCCAGAATTGACCTGGCTCAAGGAAATTCCGGCATCGTAGAGAAATCAGTCTTGTACAAATAACGAACAACAATGACCGGACATGATGCAGCCCCGCCACCACTGGCCTGACGACAGTCTGTGCTTTTTGGCTATCAAGGCATCTAGACATCCATATAAGGTTTTTGTATGGTGACGGGAAATTTTTTTACATGATGACGCGATTAAGGAAAGACGATGGCAGACAACATTCTGATTTTGGACGGGGGAATGGGGCGTGAACTGGCGCGCATTGGCGCTCCCTTTCGTCAGCCGGAGTGGTCGGCGCTGGCGCTGATGGAATCGCCGCAGCATGTGCGCCAGGTGCATGACAGCTTTATTGCTGCCGGCGCGCAGGTGATTACCACCAACAGCTATGCCGTGGTGCCTTTCCATATCAGCGACGCGGTGTTTAACGCGCGCGGTCAGGCGTTGGCGGTGCTGGCCGGGCAACTGGCGCGTCAGGCGGCGGATGCGGCGGCGTACCCGGTGCGCGTCGCCGGTTCGCTGCCGCCGGCGCTGGGCTCTTATCGTCCGGATTTGTTCGATGCCGCCGCGGCGACGCCGATTCTGAAAACGTTAATCGACGCCCTCAATCCTTACGTGGATGTGTGGCTGGCGGAAACCCAAAGTTCGCTGGCGGAAGTGGCGCTGGTGCGAGAATTGCTGGCGAACGACCCGCGTGAGCTGTGGCTGTCGTTTACGTTGCAGGATGCGCTGGACGCCGATGGCCACGCTCGTCTGCGCTCCGGCGAAACCGTGGCGGCCGCGGCGCAAGCGGCTGCTCGCCTGCGCGCCGCTAATCTATTGTTCAACTGCAGCCGGCCGGAAGTGATGGCGCCGGCGGTGGCGCAGGCGCGTGCGACGCTGAACGCGCAGCCTGCCGCGATTGGCGTGGGCGTGTATGCCAACGCCTTCGAGCCGGAAGATAACCAGCGTGGCGCCAACGAAGGGCTGAGCCGTTTACGCGCCGATACGCATCCGGAAGGCTACCTGCAATGGGCGCAGGAATGGGTGGCGCAGGGGGCGTCGCTGGTCGGCGGCTGCTGCGGCATCGGCCCGGAACACATCGCCCGTCTGGCGCAGGCATTTAACCGTCAGGCGTAAACGCCGACGGCCATTTTTATAACGATAATAATTATCCATCCGTAACGGATGAGCATTTTACGAAGGGAACACAACATGAATCGTCGTCATTTTATCAAGAGCGCCTGCGCCCTGTCCGTCGCGGCGGCCGCTACCGGCTGGCCGCTGAGCGCCGCCTGGGGCGCCGAGGCCGCCGAACAACCGAAAAAAGGCGGTCACCTGATTGTCGGGGTGGATAACGCCTCCAGCACTGACCGTCTCGACCCGGCATTCTGGTTTGAAACCTATATGTACTTCGTGGGGTCCCAACTGTTCAATAACCTGCTGGAGCTGGATGAAAAAGGCGAGTTGACGCCGTCGCTGGCCGAATCCTGGGACAGCAAGGACGGTGGGCGTACCTGGGTGTTGAATATCCGTAAAGGCGTGCAGTTCCACGATGGTCGCACACTCAGCGCCAAAGACGTGATCTATTCGCTTAACCATCACCGCGGCGAGCAGTCCAGCTCGTCGGTGAAAGGGTATCTGGATCCGGTGGCGGCGATGGAAGCGACCGACAGCCATCAAGTGACCATTCGCCTGAGCGAGCCGAACGTGGAGTTCGTCGCGCTGCTGAGCGACGTACACTTCGCCATTACCCCGGAAAACGAGAGCTTCGACAAAGGCATCGGCACCGGCGCCTTTATTCTGGAAAGCTTCCAGCCGGGCGTGCGCACGTTGGTGAAACGCAACCCGAATCACTGGAACAGCGCGCGCGGCCATGTCGATTCGGTCGAAACGCTGGCGATGAACGATTCCACCGCCCGCGTGGCGGCGCTGGTGAGCGGCTCGGCGCACATCATCAACCGCGTTAACCCGCGTATCGTCGGCCGTATCCAGAACATGCCGACCCTGCAACTGCTGCGTTCGCGCGACAGCCAGATTTTCACTTTCCCGGGTTTGAGCAATGTGGCGCCGTTTAACAACGAAGACGGCCGACTGGCGCTGAAATACGCCATCGATCGCCAGCAGATTATCGATACCGTGCTGGGTGGTTACGCCAGCGTGGCTAACGACAACCCGATTTTCCCGTCCAACCGCTACTTCGCCAAAGACATTCCCCAGCGTCCGTACGACCCGGAGAAAGCCAAATGGCACTGGCAGAAAGCCGGATTCAGCGGTCCGCTGACGTTGTCCGTCGCCGATGCCGGTTTCCCCGGCGCGGTAGATGCCGGTCAGCTGTATCAGGCGTCGGCGCAGAAAGCCGGTATCCCGCTGAATGTGGAGCGTGTGCCGGATGATGCGTTCTGGGACAATGTGTGGCTGAAAAAACCGTTCGTCTCTTCCAACTGGTCGGTGCGCCCGACCGCCGATGCGCTGCTGTCGCTGGTGTTCACCAGTCAGGCGCCGTGGAACGAATCCGCCTGGAAGAACGATGCGTTCGACCAGTTGGTGCGCGCGGCGCGCGGTGAAGTGAACGAAGACAAACGCCGTCAGATCTACCACGACATTCAGGTGATGCTGGTGGATAAAGGCAGCGAAATCATCCCGCTGTACGCTGACGCGCTCGACGCTTGCAGTAATAAGGTGAAAGGGCTGAACGCCATTCCGGGCTTCCCGCTGAGCGGCAACCGCGCGGCGGAAAAAGTGTGGCTGGCCTGAGGCGGGTAGCGTGACGATTTTTCACCGATGGACAGGTCTTAAACGATGGACAGGTCGCTGCCCGCTGCTGATGCTGATTCTGCGGCGTTTGCTGGCGGGCGTGGCGATGGTAGCGGTGGTATCGGTGCTGATTTTCGCCGGTATCCAACTGCTGCCGGGCAACGCCGCCACCGCCATTCTCGGGCAGACGGCGACGCCGGAAGCCGTACGAGCGCTCAATGCGCAGTTGGGGCTGGATCAGCCGGCGTTTTCCCGTTATCTCGGCTGGCTGTGGGGCGTGCTCGGCGGCGATTTCGGCCAGAGCTTCAGCAGCCGCCAGAGCATTGCGCCGGTGCTGGCGTACCGGCTGGAAAACACGCTGTTCCTGGCCGGCTGTACGGCGGCGGTCGCGGTGCCGCTGGCGCTGCTGATAGGCTTTCTGTCGGTGCGTTATCAGGGTAGCTGGCTGGACCGGCTACTCAACCTGTTTGCCCGCGTCGCGGTGGCGTTGCCGGAATTTTTCTCCGGCTATTTATTGATTCTGATTTTTTCCATTACCCTGTTCTGGCTGCCGAGCAACAGCAACGTCAGCGACAATATGCCGCCTGGCGCCCGTCTGGCGGCTATCGCGCTACCGTGCATGACGCTGGTGCTGGCGGTGCTCGGGCATATGAGCAATATGACTCGCGCAGCGCTGATAGGCGCGCAAAATGCCGCGTATGTCGATACGGCATTGCTGAAAGGGCTGTCGCCTTCGGCTATCCTGCTGCGCCACGTGCTGCCCAACGCCTGGGGGCCGATCATCAACGTTATCGTGCTCAACCTGGCGTATCTGATGGTCGGGGTGGTGATCGTCGAAAGCGTGTTTGTCTACCCAGGGCTGGGGCAGTACATGGTCGATAGCATCAGCAAACGTGATATGCCGGTGATTCAGGGCTGCGCGCTGGTGCTGGCGACGATTTACATCCTGCTTAATCTGCTGGCGGATGTGGTGTCGCTGATGGCGAATCCGCGTTTGCGCCATGCCCGGCGGTAATGCCGTCAACCGAATGGATATCTGTACATGCCTGCTGTGAAACCTTCCGTGGTGTTCGGCCTGCTGGGGCTGGGCCTGTTTATTGGGGTGGCGCTGTTGGCGCCCTGGATTGCGCCTTACCCGGCCGACAAGGTGGTCGGCGGCGCCTGGCTGGGGCCGATGCCGCAGGTCTGGCTCGGCACCGACAATATCGGGCGCGACCTGTTTTCCCG is from Dickeya dianthicola NCPPB 453 and encodes:
- the nrdG gene encoding anaerobic ribonucleoside-triphosphate reductase-activating protein, encoding MNYHQYYPVDVVNGPGTRCTLFVAGCEHQCPGCYNQSTWRLNSGLPFTAEMEDRLIADLQNTDLPLQGLSLSGGDPLHPQNVPDILRLVQRVHDECPGKDIWMWTGYRLDELAPEQREVVALINVLVDGKFEQALRDLTLVWRGSRNQVIHHLR
- a CDS encoding ABC transporter substrate-binding protein, with amino-acid sequence MNRRHFIKSACALSVAAAATGWPLSAAWGAEAAEQPKKGGHLIVGVDNASSTDRLDPAFWFETYMYFVGSQLFNNLLELDEKGELTPSLAESWDSKDGGRTWVLNIRKGVQFHDGRTLSAKDVIYSLNHHRGEQSSSSVKGYLDPVAAMEATDSHQVTIRLSEPNVEFVALLSDVHFAITPENESFDKGIGTGAFILESFQPGVRTLVKRNPNHWNSARGHVDSVETLAMNDSTARVAALVSGSAHIINRVNPRIVGRIQNMPTLQLLRSRDSQIFTFPGLSNVAPFNNEDGRLALKYAIDRQQIIDTVLGGYASVANDNPIFPSNRYFAKDIPQRPYDPEKAKWHWQKAGFSGPLTLSVADAGFPGAVDAGQLYQASAQKAGIPLNVERVPDDAFWDNVWLKKPFVSSNWSVRPTADALLSLVFTSQAPWNESAWKNDAFDQLVRAARGEVNEDKRRQIYHDIQVMLVDKGSEIIPLYADALDACSNKVKGLNAIPGFPLSGNRAAEKVWLA
- a CDS encoding ABC transporter permease, producing MLILRRLLAGVAMVAVVSVLIFAGIQLLPGNAATAILGQTATPEAVRALNAQLGLDQPAFSRYLGWLWGVLGGDFGQSFSSRQSIAPVLAYRLENTLFLAGCTAAVAVPLALLIGFLSVRYQGSWLDRLLNLFARVAVALPEFFSGYLLILIFSITLFWLPSNSNVSDNMPPGARLAAIALPCMTLVLAVLGHMSNMTRAALIGAQNAAYVDTALLKGLSPSAILLRHVLPNAWGPIINVIVLNLAYLMVGVVIVESVFVYPGLGQYMVDSISKRDMPVIQGCALVLATIYILLNLLADVVSLMANPRLRHARR
- the nrdD gene encoding anaerobic ribonucleoside-triphosphate reductase is translated as MKPVVIKRDGCQVPFDENRINDAVIKAAKAAGVDDADYCATVAGAVAQQMQGKARVDIREIQNVVENLLMSGKYKQLARTYIEYRHDRDVARERQGRLNQEIRGLVEQSNVALLNENANKDSKVIPTQRDLLAGIVAKHYAKQHILPRDVVLAHERGEIHYHDLDYSPFFPMFNCMLIDLNGMLTQGFKMGNAEIEPPKSISTATAVTAQIIAQVASHIYGGTTINRIDEILAPFVTASHEKHCAVAREWQIPDAEGYAHSRTEKECYDAFQSLEYEVNTLHTANGQTPFVTFGFGLGTSWQSRLIQQSILRNRIAGLGKNHKTAVFPKLVFAIRDGVNHKPGDANYDIKQLALDCASKRMYPDILNYDQVVNVTGSFKTPMGCRSFLGIYEENGEQIHDGRNNLGVISLNLPRIALEAHGDEARFWQLLDQRLLLAKKALMTRIARLENVKARVAPILYMEGACGVRLKADDNIAEIFKNGRASISLGYIGVHETINALFSNQVHVFDDETLRQKAVAIVARLKAATESWKEETGYGFSLYSTPSENLCDRFCRLDTAEFGVVPGVTEKGYYTNSFHLDVEKKVNPYQKIDFEAPYPPLANGGFICYGEYPNLQHNLKALEDVWDYSYTRVPYYGTNTPIDECYECGFNGEFDCTSKGFTCPQCGNHDSSRVSVTRRVCGYLGSPDARPFNAGKQEEVKRRVKHLASGQLG
- a CDS encoding homocysteine S-methyltransferase family protein, which gives rise to MADNILILDGGMGRELARIGAPFRQPEWSALALMESPQHVRQVHDSFIAAGAQVITTNSYAVVPFHISDAVFNARGQALAVLAGQLARQAADAAAYPVRVAGSLPPALGSYRPDLFDAAAATPILKTLIDALNPYVDVWLAETQSSLAEVALVRELLANDPRELWLSFTLQDALDADGHARLRSGETVAAAAQAAARLRAANLLFNCSRPEVMAPAVAQARATLNAQPAAIGVGVYANAFEPEDNQRGANEGLSRLRADTHPEGYLQWAQEWVAQGASLVGGCCGIGPEHIARLAQAFNRQA